A stretch of the Gossypium hirsutum isolate 1008001.06 chromosome D07, Gossypium_hirsutum_v2.1, whole genome shotgun sequence genome encodes the following:
- the LOC107956105 gene encoding protein MAINTENANCE OF MERISTEMS-like, which translates to MASLISSKSHISDAVNNADSYRVLRGCVSILKNTPDARLMPYLELAGFGSVAQIRYTVLCFDLLSALVERWRPETHTFHFPCGECTLLGDSPGDGESYFSGVSFIWLKAKYGQLSATATEGELIVSSYSWGSAVLAVLYRELCRATDPKVRDIGGCLSLLQSWALYRMPFLASVEWSSGYRAVVQCPAIPPHD; encoded by the exons atggctTCATTGATTAGCAGCAAAAGTCACATATCTGATGCGGTTAATAACGCG GACTCGTACCGAGTTTTAAGGGGTTGTGTGAGTATTTTGAAGAATACTCCGGATGCACGGTTGATGCCGTACTTAGAGCTAGCAGGATTTGGGTCCGTAGCACAGATCCGGTACACCGTATTGTGCTTTGATTTATTATCAGCGCTAGTGGAGCGGTGGCgcccggagacccacacttttcattttccgTGCGGGGAGTGCACG CTTCTAGGAGACTCACCAGGGGACGGTGAGTCATATTTTTCGGGCGTATCATTTATATGGCTGAAAGCCAAGTATGGACAATTATCAGCGACAGCCACTGAAGGCGAGTTGAT TGTTAGCTCCTATAGCTGGGGCTCAGCTGTGCTAGCAGTCTTGTATCGAGAGCTTTGCCGGGCGACAGATCCGAAAGTTCGCGACATTGGCGGATGCCTCTCACTGCTGCAGTCCTGGGCGCTGTATCGGATGCCATTTTTGGCATCA GTGGAGTGGTCGTCCGGGTATCGGGCAGTCGTACAATGTCCCGCTATACCGCCTCATGATTGA